The Nostoc sp. NIES-3756 DNA window CGCTGGCAACTCTACCAGAACGAGCAGAATTAATTTTTGCCGCTAAACAGCGTAGTCAGGACAAGCCTTTAATCTTAATGGGGGCGATCGCTGAAGATTTATGGCCTTATGTTAAAGGTAGTGAGGAGGAGTATCAAATTTGGCAGCAAGTAGTAAGTAAATATTGGCCAGGAGCGCTGACATTAGTTTTACCAGCAAGTAATCGTGTGCCGCAAGTGATGAATCCTAATGATCCTACAACTATTGGTATTCGTGTGCCGAACAGTGCGATCGCGCAAACCATATTGGCACAAACCGGGCCTCTTGCCACCACTAGCGCCAATTTCTCAGGTCAGCCTGCTTTATTAACAATGGCAGAGATTGATGCTCAGTTTCCCACAGTGTTAACACTAGAATCTAATGCAACGGCAGAAACCTCACTTGGTTTGCCTTCTACAGTAGCCAAATGGACGGGGGAAAGTTGGCAAATACTGCGCCAAGGAGCGGTAAGTTTGGATTAGTCAGTTGTCAATAGTCAATAGTCATTAGTCCATAGTCAACAGTTAGCGCGTTTTTCCCCCTTGCTCCTCATCTCCCTCATCTCCCTCATCTCCCTCATCTCCCCACTCCCTAGTTCTTGATACAATGATGTAGCTCTAAAGTTTATAGGTTAAAGTCTGTGCTAGCTGCCTTACTTTATGGTCAGGAAGATTTACGTTTAGAACAAGTTGCTGACCCTTCTCCAGATTTTGGGGAGGTAGTAATTAAGGTGGGAGTAGCTACAACTTGTGGTACAGATTTAAAAGTTTGGCGGCGTGGTGGTCATGCCAAGATGTTGAAGCCGCCTACTTTGTTTGGTCATGAAGCAGCTGGGGAAATTGTCGCAGTTGGTGCTGGTGTAACAGGTTGGCAAATAGGCGATCGCGTGGTGGCAAATAACTCTGCTCCTTGCATGAAATGCTTTTTTTGTCAATGCCAAGAATATTCTCTCTGTCCTCATCTGACTTGGAATAATGGTACATTTGCCCAATACTTAAAAATTCCTGCGCCGATAGTTCAGCATAACCTATTGGGGGTTCCTGATGAACTGCCGTTAAAATTGGCGGCAATGACGGA harbors:
- a CDS encoding L-threonylcarbamoyladenylate synthase; translation: MTKVSLEALIAGVRTGGLVSFPTDTVPALATLPERAELIFAAKQRSQDKPLILMGAIAEDLWPYVKGSEEEYQIWQQVVSKYWPGALTLVLPASNRVPQVMNPNDPTTIGIRVPNSAIAQTILAQTGPLATTSANFSGQPALLTMAEIDAQFPTVLTLESNATAETSLGLPSTVAKWTGESWQILRQGAVSLD